In Paramisgurnus dabryanus chromosome 14, PD_genome_1.1, whole genome shotgun sequence, one genomic interval encodes:
- the LOC135758151 gene encoding ras-related protein Rab-43-like isoform X1 produces the protein MSLQESDDSYDFVFKIVLVGDVGVGKTCVVQRFKTGIFMEKQGSTIGVDFTMKTLEIQGKRVKLQIWDTAGQERFRTITQSYYRSANGAIITYDITKRSSFMSVPKWMEDVKKYGGSNIVPLLIGNKSDLTDLREVPSEDAQTMAHQLDFVTAIETSAKDSSNVEEAFNKMATELILRHGGPMFNENVTDSFKLNSKDVTSEGWGCGC, from the exons ATGTCATTACAGGAGTCTGATGACAGCTACGATTTTGTTTTCAAGATAGTTCTGGTTGGAGATGTCGGTGTCGGAAAAACTTGTGTGGTTCAGCGATTTAAGACCGGCATTTTCATGGAGAAACAGGGCAGCACAATTGGAGTGGATTTTACTATGAAGACGCTGGAAATACAGGGGAAAAGGGTGAAG TTACAGATATGGGATACAGCTGGACAGGAGCGTTTTCGCACCATCACACAGAGTTACTATCGCAGTGCCAATGGTGCCATCATCACTTATGATATCACAAAGCGATCCTCTTTTATGTCTGTGCCCAAGTGGATGGAGGATGTGAAGAAATATGGTGGTTCCAacatagttcctcttttaattG GTAATAAATCGGATTTGACTGACTTGCGTGAAGTGCCCTCTGAAGATGCACAGACCATGGCTCATCAGCTGGATTTTGTGACTGCCATCGAGACTTCAGCCAAGGACTCTAGTAATGTGGAAGAGGCATTTAACAAAATGGCCACAGAGCTCATCCTCCGACATGGCGGGCCCATGTTCAATGAAAACGTAACAGATAGCTTCAAACTGAACAGTAAGGATGTGACCAGTGAGGGATGGGGATGTGGCTGTTGA
- the LOC135758151 gene encoding ras-related protein Rab-43-like isoform X2, which yields MSLQESDDSYDFVFKIVLVGDVGVGKTCVVQRFKTGIFMEKQGSTIGVDFTMKTLEIQGKRVKIWDTAGQERFRTITQSYYRSANGAIITYDITKRSSFMSVPKWMEDVKKYGGSNIVPLLIGNKSDLTDLREVPSEDAQTMAHQLDFVTAIETSAKDSSNVEEAFNKMATELILRHGGPMFNENVTDSFKLNSKDVTSEGWGCGC from the exons ATGTCATTACAGGAGTCTGATGACAGCTACGATTTTGTTTTCAAGATAGTTCTGGTTGGAGATGTCGGTGTCGGAAAAACTTGTGTGGTTCAGCGATTTAAGACCGGCATTTTCATGGAGAAACAGGGCAGCACAATTGGAGTGGATTTTACTATGAAGACGCTGGAAATACAGGGGAAAAGGGTGAAG ATATGGGATACAGCTGGACAGGAGCGTTTTCGCACCATCACACAGAGTTACTATCGCAGTGCCAATGGTGCCATCATCACTTATGATATCACAAAGCGATCCTCTTTTATGTCTGTGCCCAAGTGGATGGAGGATGTGAAGAAATATGGTGGTTCCAacatagttcctcttttaattG GTAATAAATCGGATTTGACTGACTTGCGTGAAGTGCCCTCTGAAGATGCACAGACCATGGCTCATCAGCTGGATTTTGTGACTGCCATCGAGACTTCAGCCAAGGACTCTAGTAATGTGGAAGAGGCATTTAACAAAATGGCCACAGAGCTCATCCTCCGACATGGCGGGCCCATGTTCAATGAAAACGTAACAGATAGCTTCAAACTGAACAGTAAGGATGTGACCAGTGAGGGATGGGGATGTGGCTGTTGA